A portion of the Fundulus heteroclitus isolate FHET01 unplaced genomic scaffold, MU-UCD_Fhet_4.1 scaffold_84, whole genome shotgun sequence genome contains these proteins:
- the LOC118562253 gene encoding uncharacterized protein LOC118562253 isoform X2 produces the protein MVVRKPKTMGKRYLHSTLYRAYTGPLPDPDILASGEKLRQLESPPLIALVLDGLSNLELVPSKFGPVPQGSPMSYQCPPEKSSGSIILHHMAPDFPSLPLMLHSFPNMCFVPTLGQLMHLQSLQVSLEMSYEIEARTREQSKCPAWVHLRQPRLTASRFRDACRGSAEEESAAMALASRMIRGSTRQTAAMKRDLQMESEVLANYAEMLKVNVLPVGFIVRPDTSYIGATPDGKVYDPSESPPFGLVEVKSSTKNDVCQVAHLKVQDGHAILRRSHAYYWQVQGQLAVTGLEWCDFVTDTLTTITVERVWRDESFIDQMKSKLDLFYFNTFIDVFMTMQQEL, from the exons ATGGTGGTGCGGAAGCCCAAAACTATGGGGAAAAGATATCTGCACTCCACACTTTACAGAGCTTACACAG GACCGCTTCCAGATCCCGACATTCTGGCATCAGGAGAAAAACTACGGCAGCTGGAGTCCCCACCACTTATCGCTCTTGTCCTAGATGGTCTTTCTAATTTGGAGCTGGTTCCATCCAAATTTGGGCCTGTGCCACAGGGCTCACCTATGTCTTATCAGTGCCCACCTGAGAAGTCCTCTGGTAGTATTATTCTGCACCACATGGCTCCAGACTTCCCTTCTCTTCCTTTGATGCTGCATAGTTTTCCGAATATGTGTTTTGTGCCCACACTCGGTCAACTTATGCATCTTCAGTCTCTGCAAGTGTCCCTGGAAATGTCTTATGAAATAGAGGCCAGAACAAGAGAGCAGTCCAAATGTCCTGCATGGGTACATCTTCGACAGCCAAGACTTACTGCTAGCCGTTTCCGTGATGCTTGCAGAGGAAGTGCAGAGGAGGAGTCTGCTGCCATGGCACTGGCATCTCGGATGATCAGGGGGTCAACTAGACAAACTGCAGCCATGAAGCGTGATCTGCAGATGGAGTCTGAGGTGCTGGCAAACTATGCTGAGATGTTGAAGGTCAATGTGCTACCTGTGGGATTCATTGTTCGCCCTGACACCTCATATATTGGTGCAACTCCAGATGGCAAGGTGTATGATCCGTCAGAATCACCCCCGTTTGGACTGGTTGAGGTaaaaagcagcacaaagaaTGATGTGTGTCAGGTTGCTCACCTCAAGGTTCAAGATGGCCATGCTATCTTGAGGCGTTCACATGCATATTACTGGCAGGTACAGGGTCAGCTGGCAGTCACCGGATTAGAATGGTGCGACTTTGTCACGGACACGCTAACAACAATAACTGTTGAGCGGGTGTGGCGTGATGAGTCTTTCATTGATCAAATGAAATCTAAACTAGACTTATTTTACTTCAACACCTTCATTGATGTGTTCATGACAATGCAACAAGAATTATAA
- the LOC118562253 gene encoding uncharacterized protein LOC118562253 isoform X1, with product MKNISTVIKISLGVGKEKAELLDYSCSCAAGKCFCNHVVALLYQTAHYSQLQLPNVPAALACTSELQRWHRPRTQGIHPEPVSDMVVRKPKTMGKRYLHSTLYRAYTGPLPDPDILASGEKLRQLESPPLIALVLDGLSNLELVPSKFGPVPQGSPMSYQCPPEKSSGSIILHHMAPDFPSLPLMLHSFPNMCFVPTLGQLMHLQSLQVSLEMSYEIEARTREQSKCPAWVHLRQPRLTASRFRDACRGSAEEESAAMALASRMIRGSTRQTAAMKRDLQMESEVLANYAEMLKVNVLPVGFIVRPDTSYIGATPDGKVYDPSESPPFGLVEVKSSTKNDVCQVAHLKVQDGHAILRRSHAYYWQVQGQLAVTGLEWCDFVTDTLTTITVERVWRDESFIDQMKSKLDLFYFNTFIDVFMTMQQEL from the exons ATGAAGAATATATCCACAGTTATCAAG ATATCACTGGGTGTtggaaaagaaaaggcagaATTGTTGGATTATTCTTGTAGCTGTGCAGCTGGTAAATGTTTTTGCAATCATGTAGTTGCACTTCTTTACCAGACTGCACACTACTCCCAACTCCAGCTGCCAAATGTTCCTGCTGCACTGGCCTGCACTAGTGAGTTACAAAGATGGCACAGACCAAGAACACAG GGGATACATCCTGAACCTGTCAGCGACATGGTGGTGCGGAAGCCCAAAACTATGGGGAAAAGATATCTGCACTCCACACTTTACAGAGCTTACACAG GACCGCTTCCAGATCCCGACATTCTGGCATCAGGAGAAAAACTACGGCAGCTGGAGTCCCCACCACTTATCGCTCTTGTCCTAGATGGTCTTTCTAATTTGGAGCTGGTTCCATCCAAATTTGGGCCTGTGCCACAGGGCTCACCTATGTCTTATCAGTGCCCACCTGAGAAGTCCTCTGGTAGTATTATTCTGCACCACATGGCTCCAGACTTCCCTTCTCTTCCTTTGATGCTGCATAGTTTTCCGAATATGTGTTTTGTGCCCACACTCGGTCAACTTATGCATCTTCAGTCTCTGCAAGTGTCCCTGGAAATGTCTTATGAAATAGAGGCCAGAACAAGAGAGCAGTCCAAATGTCCTGCATGGGTACATCTTCGACAGCCAAGACTTACTGCTAGCCGTTTCCGTGATGCTTGCAGAGGAAGTGCAGAGGAGGAGTCTGCTGCCATGGCACTGGCATCTCGGATGATCAGGGGGTCAACTAGACAAACTGCAGCCATGAAGCGTGATCTGCAGATGGAGTCTGAGGTGCTGGCAAACTATGCTGAGATGTTGAAGGTCAATGTGCTACCTGTGGGATTCATTGTTCGCCCTGACACCTCATATATTGGTGCAACTCCAGATGGCAAGGTGTATGATCCGTCAGAATCACCCCCGTTTGGACTGGTTGAGGTaaaaagcagcacaaagaaTGATGTGTGTCAGGTTGCTCACCTCAAGGTTCAAGATGGCCATGCTATCTTGAGGCGTTCACATGCATATTACTGGCAGGTACAGGGTCAGCTGGCAGTCACCGGATTAGAATGGTGCGACTTTGTCACGGACACGCTAACAACAATAACTGTTGAGCGGGTGTGGCGTGATGAGTCTTTCATTGATCAAATGAAATCTAAACTAGACTTATTTTACTTCAACACCTTCATTGATGTGTTCATGACAATGCAACAAGAATTATAA
- the LOC118562252 gene encoding uncharacterized protein LOC118562252 isoform X2, whose protein sequence is MAQSRRSCFCSVPGCSCGARKQPYLSYHAFPTDPDQRREWIHAIRRDEGPNFCIKTGSTFVCSRHFTLEDFVSESPTSRLKSGAVPSLFTWNNFTAPATRESAFERAKKRQFVLSQKASQAENATVDHDYVAHPPAAALDEALDYIKELEARLQKVDLSTTLFSRYCASDDQIRFYTKFPSDCVFRIFWESIAPSASHLVYWTRAQKLGEEACAEASPARCMPLIDEFLMYSFRVAVGMKEQLIADMFQVSIAIVSRVTITWANYLFTVFSSINLWISREKVKASMPQRFLKFSPNVRVILDCTEVALETPSSLTLQSETFSAYKNHTTLKGLIGVAPCGLVTFISALYTGCISDKEITKVIGILPLLELGDEVMADKGFLIEDLLQEVGAKLILPPFRHPGQFSKKETDGIFLFKWNCKENKSSTIYNI, encoded by the exons ATGGCTCAGTCTCGGCgcagttgtttttgttctgtaccTGGTTGTTCATGTGGGGCAAGAAAACAGCCATATCTGTCCTATCATGCATTCCCGACGGACCCAGACCAACGGAGGGAGTGGATCCACGCGATCCGAAGAGATGAAGGTCCCAACTTTTGCATAAAGACAGGGAGCACTTTTGTATGTAGCCGACACTTCACACTGGAGGATTTTGTTAGCGAATCCCCCACCAGCCGCCTTAAAAGTGGagctgttccttcccttttcaCCTGGAATAACTTTACTGCACCAGCAACAAGAGAGTCTGCTTTCGAGAGGGCTAAGAAACGCCAGTTTGTCCTCTCTCAGAAAGCTAGCCAGGCTGAAAATGCTACTGTGGACCATGATTATGTGGCACATCCACCCGCAG CTGCACTTGATGAAGCTCTGGATTACATCAAGGAGTTGGAGGCCAGACTTCAAAAAGTGGATTTGTCTACCACACTTTTTAGCCGCTACTGTGCCTCTGATGACCAGATCCGATTCTACACCAAATTTCCATCTGATTGTGTGTTCCGGATCTTCTGGGAGTCCATTGCACCCTCTGCATCACACCTGGTGTACTGGACCAGAGCACAGAAGCTTGGAGAGGAAGCCTGTGCTGAAGCCAGCCCTGCCCGCTGCATGCCTCTGATCGATGAGTTCCTGATGTACTCATTCAGGGTAGCAGTGGGCATGAAGGAGCAGCTCATTGCTGACATGTTTCAAGTCAGCATAGCTATTGTCAGCCGAGTGACCATCACTTGGGCCAACTACCTCTTCACTGTGTTCTCTTCCATCAACCTGTGGATTAGTCGTGAGAAGGTAAAAGCCAGTATGCCTCAGAGATTTCTGAAGTTCTCTCCAAATGTCCGTGTCATCTTGGACTGCACAGAAGTTGCTCTGGAGACGCCATCATCCCTCACCTTACAGTCTGAAACGTTCTCAGCCTACAAGAACCACACCACTCTGAAAGGGCTGATCGGAGTTGCTCCCTGTGGGTTGGTGACATTTATTTCAGCATTGTACACAGGCTGCATCTCAGACAAAGAAATAACAAAGGTCATTGGAATCCTTCCTCTGCTTGAGCTGGGAGATGAAGTCATGGCAGATAAAGGATTCCTCATTGAAGACCTCCTTCAAGAAGTTGGAGCCAAACTCATCCTTCCACCATTCAGACATCCTGGCCAGTTCAGCAagaaagagacaga tggtattttcttgtttaagtGGAATTGCAAGGAAAACAAATCAAGTACAATTTACaatatctaa
- the LOC118562252 gene encoding uncharacterized protein LOC118562252 isoform X1 has protein sequence MAQSRRSCFCSVPGCSCGARKQPYLSYHAFPTDPDQRREWIHAIRRDEGPNFCIKTGSTFVCSRHFTLEDFVSESPTSRLKSGAVPSLFTWNNFTAPATRESAFERAKKRQFVLSQKASQAENATVDHDYVAHPPAAALDEALDYIKELEARLQKVDLSTTLFSRYCASDDQIRFYTKFPSDCVFRIFWESIAPSASHLVYWTRAQKLGEEACAEASPARCMPLIDEFLMYSFRVAVGMKEQLIADMFQVSIAIVSRVTITWANYLFTVFSSINLWISREKVKASMPQRFLKFSPNVRVILDCTEVALETPSSLTLQSETFSAYKNHTTLKGLIGVAPCGLVTFISALYTGCISDKEITKVIGILPLLELGDEVMADKGFLIEDLLQEVGAKLILPPFRHPGQFSKKETEETQTIARLRIIVERAIARVKCYHIWNSPVPLTLIGTVNQIWHNCCVLANYQGTFCVAD, from the exons ATGGCTCAGTCTCGGCgcagttgtttttgttctgtaccTGGTTGTTCATGTGGGGCAAGAAAACAGCCATATCTGTCCTATCATGCATTCCCGACGGACCCAGACCAACGGAGGGAGTGGATCCACGCGATCCGAAGAGATGAAGGTCCCAACTTTTGCATAAAGACAGGGAGCACTTTTGTATGTAGCCGACACTTCACACTGGAGGATTTTGTTAGCGAATCCCCCACCAGCCGCCTTAAAAGTGGagctgttccttcccttttcaCCTGGAATAACTTTACTGCACCAGCAACAAGAGAGTCTGCTTTCGAGAGGGCTAAGAAACGCCAGTTTGTCCTCTCTCAGAAAGCTAGCCAGGCTGAAAATGCTACTGTGGACCATGATTATGTGGCACATCCACCCGCAG CTGCACTTGATGAAGCTCTGGATTACATCAAGGAGTTGGAGGCCAGACTTCAAAAAGTGGATTTGTCTACCACACTTTTTAGCCGCTACTGTGCCTCTGATGACCAGATCCGATTCTACACCAAATTTCCATCTGATTGTGTGTTCCGGATCTTCTGGGAGTCCATTGCACCCTCTGCATCACACCTGGTGTACTGGACCAGAGCACAGAAGCTTGGAGAGGAAGCCTGTGCTGAAGCCAGCCCTGCCCGCTGCATGCCTCTGATCGATGAGTTCCTGATGTACTCATTCAGGGTAGCAGTGGGCATGAAGGAGCAGCTCATTGCTGACATGTTTCAAGTCAGCATAGCTATTGTCAGCCGAGTGACCATCACTTGGGCCAACTACCTCTTCACTGTGTTCTCTTCCATCAACCTGTGGATTAGTCGTGAGAAGGTAAAAGCCAGTATGCCTCAGAGATTTCTGAAGTTCTCTCCAAATGTCCGTGTCATCTTGGACTGCACAGAAGTTGCTCTGGAGACGCCATCATCCCTCACCTTACAGTCTGAAACGTTCTCAGCCTACAAGAACCACACCACTCTGAAAGGGCTGATCGGAGTTGCTCCCTGTGGGTTGGTGACATTTATTTCAGCATTGTACACAGGCTGCATCTCAGACAAAGAAATAACAAAGGTCATTGGAATCCTTCCTCTGCTTGAGCTGGGAGATGAAGTCATGGCAGATAAAGGATTCCTCATTGAAGACCTCCTTCAAGAAGTTGGAGCCAAACTCATCCTTCCACCATTCAGACATCCTGGCCAGTTCAGCAagaaagagacagaggagaCCCAGACCATTGCTCGCCTGCGGATCATTGTAGAGCGAGCAATCGCTAGAGTAAAGTGCTACCACATCTGGAATTCTCCGGTGCCTCTCACTTTAATAGGAACTGTCAATCAAATCTGGCACAACTGTTGTGTTTTGGCTAATTATCAAGGCACATTTTGTGTTGCTGACTAA